Proteins encoded in a region of the Anopheles ziemanni chromosome 2, idAnoZiCoDA_A2_x.2, whole genome shotgun sequence genome:
- the LOC131293908 gene encoding dynein axonemal assembly factor 1 homolog, whose product MVHEEVENDFGPKKMTKKTIQASCRKNKLYLTPHLNEVLYLHYSGYNEIDCLEEYVGLKCLWLECNAISSISDLKHQPLLRCLYLHNNLIKKIENLEHCKQLDTLNLSHNHITKVENCGIDILPVLNTLNMSHNYLKSIESVEDLRKCDFVSVLDISHNRIEDIAIVKVLGAMKGLRVLTLTGNPVVNEIPSYRKTLILECKTLTYLNSRPVFDKDRACAEAWKRGGYQEELKEHQRWKKEEQRKMRRNINATLRLRHRGDGEPELLKTSSDEEADVEKNESSNTKAELQDMQELSNLEAWKETEALFNQLPDGQTSPSPSTSYGQWSGVDGKDKPSLDAAVNNKDNMKRSLVEEISNEEYHLLTARKDSNEQYQDDSTPTINEMTLEKKALEETHAISPAVANEPEKEEHSGTSENMVKAFEDDIRDGENLDAPLCKTVDELIVTTQESFNAMQIENEKESKIASAEKEETLNVVIHSKEISITMQPSCSDGKEIPRTSKDDDVCEGERKPSVASVDYVTGSDSNSDPTLVTDCDSCIRNSSVAYSSRSDTSDSEDMFDKIVPRKHRKLASLVRTDPSSTSSSSESDDETGALGSKLDRQNTITEFIDEYKRFFRSVDTRDPKCVVKNRHKLVRPQTAKSQRTEPLIYDGVLKSMERQSSASKIEQVRQERAEASASLAKESVFERLLKGHAAVDMDIESPTISIGGKPHNLNEYRLDVFREGPAKLQTLIDRVTAHKDKYNAQIDSIHVQLANIMDDYGQISEKLKRVDNMIQTIEEEVDRDDEDEFNDAMDKVPQQSTIERIVEAVEVGTGNDQPMSSGESSGASFDPALFEHDEQGDGIEPGSRIEIEEGIFITGTDGRLVKVKRLKRGNKVIQASQWFEQANAKPAALLELTEKELESDAILRGIWKAILKVEIEPETDFFACGAGSMDVVRLVEEVKDTLEVPISNETLFMAPTYGEFMQEVVLRLRSGNDSVGVGANIGYDFRHVVLKANRREIVVPTQMFVSGRFIDAEGGKTLPIINPTTEQAICAVAAASKGDVDEAVKSADEAFRTVWTNVSARERGLDPPLGQMMFRLAELMEQHKEELATIESIDSGAVYTLALKTHVGMSIDAWRYYAGWADKIEGTTIPVSPARPNHVLTFTKREPIGVCALITPWNYPLMMLSWKMAACIAAGNTVVIKPAQVCPLTALKFAELTVRAGFPPGVINVVTGTGSLAGQALADHPLVRKLGFTGSTPIGKRIMASCAESNIKKCSMELGGKSPLVIFADCDLEEAVRLGMSAVFFNKGENCIAAGRLFVEDRVHDEFVRKVVKGIRTMKIGDPLDRATAHGPQNHLAHLQKLQEYCTVGVKEGATLVCGGKRVPHLKGLFFEPTVFTDVEDHMHIAQEESFGPIMVISKFHSSDFEALVARANNTEYGLASGVFTKDIQKALLFAEKVVAGTVFINTYNKTDVAAPFGGFKQSGFGKDLGKEALNEYLKTKCVTVEY is encoded by the exons ATGGTGCACGAAGAGGTAGAAAATGATTTCGGGCCCAAAAA AATGACCAAGAAAACTATTCAGGCATCGTGTCGTAAGAATAAACTCTATCTTACGCCACACTTGAACGAAGTTCTGTATCTACACTATTCAG GATACAATGAGATCGACTGCCTGGAGGAGTACGTTGGATTGAAATGTCTCTGGCTTGAATGCAACGCCATTTCCAGCATTTCCGATCTGAAACACCAACCCCTATTGCGCTGTCTGTACTTGCACAACAACCTCATCAAG aaaatagaaaaccTCGAACATTGCAAACAGCTGGATACTCTGAACCTTTCGCATAACCACATAACAAAGGTAGAAAACTGTGGCATCG ACATTTTGCCCGTCTTGAACACACTAAACATGTCacacaattatttaaaatcgATCGAGAGTGTGGAGGATCTTCGAAAGTGTGATTTTGTTTCCGTCCTCGACATTTCACACAATCGCATCGAAGATATTGCTATCGTAAAG GTTCTTGGAGCTATGAAAGGGCTGCGCGTGCTAACACTGACGGGGAATCCGGTGGTCAATGAAATACCTTCCTATCGCAAAACATTAATACTGGAGTGT aAAACACTCACATACCTCAACTCCCGTCCAGTTTTCGATAAAGACAGAGCATGTGCTGAAGCATG GAAACGTGGTGGATACCAAGAAGAGCTTAAAGAGCATCAACGATGGAAGAAAGAAGAGCAGCGTAAAATGAGACGGAACATTAATG CTACATTACGTCTCCGTCATCGAGGGGATGGCGAACCAGAATTG CTTAAAACGAGCAGCGACGAGGAAGCAGATGTAGAGAAAAATGAATCGTCCAACACAAAGGCAGAATTACAGGATATGCAGGAGTTATCCAATTTGGAAGCGTGGAAAGAAACGGAAGCCTTGTTCAATCAGCTTCCAGATGGACAAACATCTCCTTCGCCTTCAACATCTTACGGTCAGTGGAGTGGTGTTGATggaaaagacaagccaagCCTAGATGCGGCAGTCAATAACAAGGATAATATGAAAAGATCGCTTGTCGAAGAAATAAGCAACGAAGAATACCACCTGCTAACAGCTAGGAAAGATTCGAATGAACAATATCAGGACGACTCGACACCAACCATAAACGAGATGACATTAGAAAAGAAGGCTTTGGAGGAAACACATGCCATATCTCCAGCAGTTGCAAACGAGCCAGAGAAAGAAGAACATTCTGGTACAAGCGAGAACATGGTGAAGGCGTTTGAGGATGATATAAGAGATGGTGAAAACCTCGATGCACCTCTG tgtaagaCGGTGGATGAACTCATAGTAACAACACAAGAGTCATTCAATGCGATGcagattgaaaatgaaaaagaaagtaaaatagCTTCGGccgaaaaagaggaaacacTTAACGTCGTAATACATTCGAAGGAAATTTCAATCACCATGCAACCGTCGTGCAGTGACGGGAAAGAGATTCCTCGAACCTCCAAGGATGATGATGTATGCGAGGGAGAGCGGAAGCCTTCCGTCGCTTCCGTTGATTACGTCACCGGGTCGGATTCCAACTCGGATCCCACACTCGTCACGGATTGTGACAGCTGCATTCGCAACAGCAGCGTGGCGTACAGTTCCCGTTCGGACACCTCCGACAGCGAGGACATGTTCGACAAGATTGTCCCCAGGAAGCACCGCAAGTTGGCGTCCCTTGTTCGCACCGACCCGTCGTCGACTAGCAGCAGCTCGGAGTCGGATGATGAAACGGGGGCACTCGGTAGCAAGCTGGATCGGCAGAATACGATCACGGAGTTTATCGACGAGTACAAACGGTTCTTCCGCTCGGTGGACACGCGCGACCCGAAGTGTGTCGTGAAGAACCGGCACAAGCTGGTGCGTCCGCAGACGGCCAAATCGCAGCGGACGGAACCACTCATCTACGATGGCGTTCTGAAGTCGATGGAGCGCCAGTCGAGTGCGAGTAAAATTGAACAAGTGCGCCAGGAACGGGCGGAGGCCAGTGCAAGCTTGGCCAAGGAGAGCGTCTTCGAACGGCTACTGAAGGGTCACGCAGCAGTCGATATGGACATCGAGAGTCCGACGATTTCGATCGGGGGTAAGCCGCACAACTTAAACGAGTACCGCTTGGATGTTTTCCGCGAAGGTCCGGCAAAGTTGCAGACATTGATCGATCGAGTTACGGCGCACAAGGATAAGTACAATGCACAAATCGACAGCATCCACGTCCAGCTGGCGAACATTATGGATGACTACGGCCAAATCAGTGAGAAGTTGAAGAGGGTCGACAACATGATACAGACCATTGAGGAGGAAGTGGATAGAGATGATGAGGACGAATTCAACGACGCGATGGATAAAGTCCCTCAGCAAAGCACCATCGAGCGGATCGTCGAAGCCGTTGAAGTCGGTACCGGAAACGATCAACCCATGTCATCCGGGGAATCAAGTGGGGCTTCATTTGATCCTGCACTGTTTGAACACGACGAGCAAGGTGATGGGATTGAACCCGGTTCTCGCATTGAAATTGAAGAAGGAATCTTTATCACCGGCACCGATGGACGCTTGGTGAAGGTGAAGCGCCTCAAGCGGGGCAATAAGGTGATCCAGGCTAGCCAGTGGTTTGAGCAGGCGAACGCCAAGCCGGCCGCACTGCTCGAGCTGACCGAGAAGGAGCTCGAATCGGACGCCATCCTGCGGGGCATTTGGAAGGCGATCCTCAAGGTGGAGATCGAGCCGGAGACGGACTTCTTTGCGTGCGGCGCTGGCTCCATGGATGTCGTGCGCCTGGTGGAGGAGGTAAAGGACACCCTCGAGGTGCCGATTAGCAACGAAACCCTTTTCATGGCTCCGACGTACGGTGAGTTCATGCAGGAAGTGGTGCTTCGGTTGCGCAGTGGAAACGATTCGGTTGGAGTTGGTGCAAACATTGGATATGACTTCCGACACGTGGTGCTTAAGGCGAACCGAAGGGAAATTGTCGTGCCCACGCAGATGTTTGTGAGTGGCCGGTTCATCGATGCCGAGGGTGGTAAAACACTTCCAATTATAAATCCCACGACGGAACAGGCTATTTGCGCGGTAGCGGCCGCTTCAAAGGGTGACGTCGACGAGGCGGTAAAGAGTGCCGATGAGGCTTTCAGGACCGTGTGGACGAATGTGTCGGCTCGTGAACGGG GGCTTGATCCGCCACTGGGTCAGATGATGTTCCGGTTGGCCGAGCTGATGGAACAACACAAAGAGGAACTAGCGACGATCGAATCGATTGACTCAGGAGCTGTCTATACACTCGCACTGAAGACCCACGTTGGTATGTCGATCGATGCGTGGCGCTACTATGCCGGCTGGGCGGATAAGATCGAGGGCACCACCATCCCGGTTAGCCCGGCCCGGCCAAACCACGTACTGACGTTTACCAAACGGGAACCGATCGGTGTATGCGCGCTCATCACACCCTGGAACTATCCGCTCATGATGCTCTCGTGGAAGATGGCGGCGTGCATTGCGGCCGGCAACACGGTCGTCATCAAGCCGGCCCAGGTGTGTCCACTGACGGCGCTCAAGTTTGCCGAGCTGACGGTTCGGGCCGGGTTCCCGCCCGGCGTCATCAACGTCGTCACCGGGACCGGTTCCCTGGCCGGCCAAGCGTTGGCCGACCATCCGCTGGTGCGCAAGCTCGGCTTCACCGGCTCAACACCGATCGGCAAGCGCATCATGGCGTCGTGCGCTGAGTCGAACATTAAAAAGTGCTCGATGGAGCTCGGTGGCAAGTCGCCGCTGGTCATCTTCGCCGACTGCGACCTCGAGGAGGCGGTCCGGCTCGGCATGTCGGCGGTGTTCTTCAACAAGGGCGAAAACTGCATCGCCGCCGGTCGCCTTTTCGTGGAGGATCGTGTGCATGATGAGTTCGTGCGAAAGGTGGTGAAGGGTATCCGCACGATGAAGATCGGTGATCCACTGGACCGTGCCACGGCGCATGGTCCCCAGAACCATCTGGCCCACCTGCAAAAGCTTCAGGAGTACTGCACCGTGGGAGTGAAGGAAGGTGCCACCCTGGTGTGTGGCGGTAAGCGGGTACCTCACCTCAAGGGACTCTTCTTCGAGCCGACCGTGTTCACCGACGTCGAGGATCATATGCACATCGCACAGGAGGAGTCGTTCGGACCAATCATGGTCATCTCCAAGTTCCACAGCAGCGACTTTGAGGCACTCGTTGCCCGCGCCAACAACACCGAGTACGGGCTGGCTAGCGGTGTGTTCACCAAGGACATCCAGAAGGCACTCCTGTTTGCCGAGAAGGTCGTAGCGGGGACAGTGTTTATCAATACGTACAACAAGACGGACGTTGCCGCACCGTTCGGTGGATTCAAGCAGAGTGGATTTGGAAAGGATTTAG GGAAAGAAGCTTTAAATGAATACCTCAAAACCAAATGCGTTACGGTGGAATACTGA